The following DNA comes from Fervidibacillus albus.
TCGACTACATCGTAGATCGGATTCAACAAAGGGGACGACATATGGAACAGGAAACACCAATCGAATATTGGCGGGAACTGTATAATCGTTATGAATCATGGATCGATTCCTTTCACTCCTGCCCCGTACTACGGATGAATATTTGCGATTATGATTTATTGGAAGATGAAGATGCGGTAGAGGAGATTGTGAAGAAAGCATCCAATATTTTAAAAGAAGCCGCACCTTACAAAGGAAGGTAAAAATATGTTTGAAAAAAAGACTGCCGTTATCTGATGGCAGTCTTTCATCATACTCTCCAATTTATGCGTGTGATTTGTGATAAAATAGTTGTTCCCTGTCGTTTCAAGACGATCAATGAACGAGACTTCTGTCATTCTCCAACAAGCACAAAATACATGATAACACGAGTCTTTCGAATGGTCAACGAAAATCTGTTGACAACAAATGGGAAGCCGGTTTTCCACCCAATTCTTTATTTAATATTGCAAATCGGATACATAACGGGAAAACCCATCCGTTCCGTTTCCATTCTTTAACCGTTATTGAATGACATCCTTTCCGAAATACGGGCGTAACACTTCCGGAATAACGATGGTTCCGTCTTCTTGTTGGTAATTTTCCAATATGGCGGCTACTGTTCTGCCAATCGCCAGTCCAGAACCGTTTAACGTATGGACGTATTCCGGTTTTGCTTTCGGGTCTCTACGGAAGCGAATGTTTGCTCTCCGGGCTTGAAACGCTTCAAAATTACTGCACGAAGAAATTTCTCGATACGTATTGTAGCTTGGAATCCATACTTCGATGTCGTATTTTTTCGCAGCGGTAAAGCCCAAATCAGCCGTACACATATTCAAAACGCGATACGGAAGTTCTAATAGTTGGAGTACCCGTTCTGCATCCTGAACTAATTTTTCGAGTTCATCATACGATTCTTCCGGTTTCACAAATTTCACGAGTTCGACTTTGTTAAATTGATGTTGGCGAATCAAACCGCGGGTATCCCTTCCAGCCGATCCAGCTTCAGAACGGAAGCAAGCGCTATATGCCGCATATTTTTTCGGTAATTCGTCAGCTGTTAAAATCTCATCCCGATGGTAATTTGTCACTGGTACTTCTGCTGTTGGAATAAGGAAATAATCTTCCTTTTCGACGAGGAACGCATCTTCTTCAAACTTTGGAAGTTGTCCTGTTCCTGTCAAACTCGTCCGGTTTACTAAATAAGGGGGAAGCATTTCCTCATATCCGTGTTCTTCAATATGCAAATCGAGCATAAAATTGATTAGAGCCCGTTCTAATTTTGCACCGGCTCCTTTGTAAAACGTAAACCGACTTCCCGTAACCTTCGCTGCCCGTTCGAAATCTAAAATGCCTAAATTCGTCGCCAATTCCCAGTGCGGTTTCGGTTCAAAGGAAAAGGTAGGTACTTCTTTCCATTTTCGAATTTCCACATTATCATCTTCACTTTCTCCGACTGGTACACTTTCATGGGGAATGTTCGGTATCGATAGTAATAAATGGTTCAGCTCACGTTCAACTTCCCGTAGCTCATCGTCCAACTGTTTAATTTTTTCGCCTACTTCTTTCATCGATTGGATGAGCTCGTTCGCGTCTTTCTTTTCCTTTTTTAAAACCGCTATTTGCGCTGATACGTCGTTCCGTTTACTCTTCAACTTTTCACTTTCCGTAATTAATTCCCGACGTTTTTTATCCAATTCCCCAAATTTTTCTAAATCGGTTAAATCCTCTCCACGATACTTTAATTTTTCTTTTACCGCTTCAAAATTTGTCCGTAATAATTTCATATCAAACATTTGCGATTCCTCCACTAAAAAATTTTCAAAATAAAAACTCCCGCCCCAAAAAAGGGACGAGAGTATATTTTCCCGCGTTGCCACCCTAGTTGAAAGCTAGATCGCTTTCCACTCGTAAGGATAACGGCCTTTCCCGTCGATGCATACTAAGGAGTTTTCCCTTTCCGCATCACTCTCGAGGATGGATTCACAATCCTTCGTTACTGATTTGCACCACCCATCAGCTCTCTTTAAACGAATAGATTGTTACTAATTCCTCTCATCGATTTTTCCGCTAATGATTTTATCTATTATAATATGACCATTTAGAAAGAAAATCAACCGTTTTTTCCGTCTATTTGATCAATTTAAAACCAACTTCCAATCGTTTTCGTAATTCCGCTCCATAAATTGCTGAAAAATTCACCGATTCCTCTCATCATTAAAACAAATCCGTTCGCCTTTTCCACCGATTCTGTCGCTACGACATCTACTTTAATCGTATCCGTTCCATCGATGAAGCCGAGGTCTTGTCCGTCATACGTATATGTTAAATAGCCGACGACATCACCCTTTTGGACGGGAGCGGTTAGTTCACCATCTTCATTTAGTTTATCTTCATCGATAACGATTTTGGGCTCATACAAGTCTTCTTCACCATTTTTGATGACCAGTTGAATCGATTCGGCAGATGCGATTTTGACGGAATCTTCTTTTCCTTTGACAACGGGTAATGTTTCAGTATCTTCGATCGTCAAATTTTCCGGAAAGAGTTCGACTTCAGAAAATGTACTGAATGCATAATTCAATAATTTTTCCGTTTCGGCAAAACGCTCCGTTTGACTTCCGGTATTCATGATCACGGAGATAAAGCGTTGCCCGTTTCGTTCGGCGGTGGCGGTAAAACAATATCCGGCAAAATCGGTCGAACCGGTTTTTAATCCGTCCATCCCCTCGTATTCATAAATGAGTCCTGGCAACATCCAGTTGAAATTTTTATAGATTCTTCCGTCGCGAAATTCCAACTCTGCTTTACTTGCTGTTTCCAATACTTCAGGGAAATCGTGAATCAATCGGTAGGCGAGTTTTGCCGTCGCACGAGCGGACATTTGATTTTCATCATTTTCATCCGTTCCTTCCGGATAGTTTCCAAGTAAACTAGAATTATTTAATCCGGTCGAATTGACAAAATGATAGTCTTCAAGTTCGAGTTCTTCTGCCTTTTCATTCATCAATTTCACGAAATTCGATTCCGTTCCAGATATAACTTCTGCTAATGCGACGGCAGCGGCATTTCCCGAATGGATTGCCATCGCTTCATACAATTCAAGCACTGTATATTTTTCTCCTTGGGTTAATCCGACATTGGATAGTCCAGGAGCTGCAGACAATTTATGGACATATTCGTTAATCGTTACTTCTTGATCCCAGGAAATTCTTCCTTCATGGATCGCTTCCAGTACTAAGTATTCAGTCATCATTTTGGACATACTGGCGACACCGAGCAGTTCGTCTGCATTTTTCTCATACAATACTTTTCCCGTTTCACCATCGATTAAAATCGCAGCCTCTCCTTGTAAATTTAACGAATCGGTATTGGCTGATGCTTGATGATTACCGGTAAAACTAAAAAGGAGCATAAAAAGGATTGGGATGATGATGTAGCGCATTTTCTTCTTCAATTTTAATTCCCTCCACGTTTAAACTGCTCTCTACCTTGATAAGTTTATCATAGTTCCAATCAAATTCATAGATTCGATCTTTTCATTTCGTGAACGAAAAAATAATCCAAAGGCGCTGGCTGCTTTTGGATTGTGAAAAAACGATTTTTTCTTAAATCGAATAGTTTGGCGCTTCTTTTGTAATTTGTACATCGTGGGGATGACTTTCCCGAAGTCCTGCTCCGGACATTCGAACAAAACGACTATTTTCCCGAAGTTCATATAACGTTTTCGTTCCACAATATCCCATGCCCGAACGGATTCCGCCGACGAGTTGGTATAAAATATCAGCCACCGGTCCTTTATATGGAACCCTTCCTTCGATCCCTTCTGGAACGAAT
Coding sequences within:
- the serS gene encoding serine--tRNA ligase, whose translation is MFDMKLLRTNFEAVKEKLKYRGEDLTDLEKFGELDKKRRELITESEKLKSKRNDVSAQIAVLKKEKKDANELIQSMKEVGEKIKQLDDELREVERELNHLLLSIPNIPHESVPVGESEDDNVEIRKWKEVPTFSFEPKPHWELATNLGILDFERAAKVTGSRFTFYKGAGAKLERALINFMLDLHIEEHGYEEMLPPYLVNRTSLTGTGQLPKFEEDAFLVEKEDYFLIPTAEVPVTNYHRDEILTADELPKKYAAYSACFRSEAGSAGRDTRGLIRQHQFNKVELVKFVKPEESYDELEKLVQDAERVLQLLELPYRVLNMCTADLGFTAAKKYDIEVWIPSYNTYREISSCSNFEAFQARRANIRFRRDPKAKPEYVHTLNGSGLAIGRTVAAILENYQQEDGTIVIPEVLRPYFGKDVIQ
- a CDS encoding serine hydrolase, with product MRYIIIPILFMLLFSFTGNHQASANTDSLNLQGEAAILIDGETGKVLYEKNADELLGVASMSKMMTEYLVLEAIHEGRISWDQEVTINEYVHKLSAAPGLSNVGLTQGEKYTVLELYEAMAIHSGNAAAVALAEVISGTESNFVKLMNEKAEELELEDYHFVNSTGLNNSSLLGNYPEGTDENDENQMSARATAKLAYRLIHDFPEVLETASKAELEFRDGRIYKNFNWMLPGLIYEYEGMDGLKTGSTDFAGYCFTATAERNGQRFISVIMNTGSQTERFAETEKLLNYAFSTFSEVELFPENLTIEDTETLPVVKGKEDSVKIASAESIQLVIKNGEEDLYEPKIVIDEDKLNEDGELTAPVQKGDVVGYLTYTYDGQDLGFIDGTDTIKVDVVATESVEKANGFVLMMRGIGEFFSNLWSGITKTIGSWF